In Thunnus thynnus chromosome 13, fThuThy2.1, whole genome shotgun sequence, the following proteins share a genomic window:
- the LOC137196166 gene encoding apoptosis-associated speck-like protein containing a CARD isoform X4, translating into MSNISEREWKMALTAILEELDESEYKKMLGCCCFDKIPKGVKTGTSREEMPHIIIKYLGVDKSISAINQAMDLIPRKDPAIQDKLRPFVDKLKSKHEEENKDQLKSSQPDMWKTSLTSILDELDDREYKKMLLNLDKIPKGLKASKSKEEMPQIIIQYYGVEQSVLEIKDVMDLIPRMDAAVQDLLRPFVDQLKKKDQTMKVEEPCGQSSKPGGTAGPSAGATGGKTMAGDKHFVDEHRVDLIQRVTNIEPILDELLGDFIQTEAYNKIRAKSTSQEKMRELYNGTLKAGEEVKDIFYKLLEKYEGCLVRDIKKKTKHT; encoded by the exons ATGTCAAATATTTCAGAGAGAGAATGGAAAATGGCCCTGACCGCCATCCTGGAGGAGCTGGATGAGTCAGAATACAAGAAGATGCTGGGGTGTTGCTGTTTTGACAAAATCCCTAAAGGTGTGAAGACTGGCACGTCCAGAGAGGAGATGCCCCACATAATCATCAAGTACTTAGGAGTAGATAAGTCCATCTCTGCAATCAATCAAGCAATGGATCTGATACCGAGGAAGGACCCTGCAATCCAGGACAAGCTGCGCCCCTTTGTGGACAAACTGAAGAGCAAACATGAAGAAGAGAACAAAG aTCAACTGAAGAGCAGCCAACCTGACATG TGGAAAACTTCCCTGACCTCCATCCTGGACGAGCTCGATGACAGGGAATACAAGAAGATGTTGTTGAATTTGGACAAAATCCCTAAAGGTCTGAAGGCTAGTAAGTCCAAAGAAGAGATGCCCCAAATAATCATCCAGTACTACGGAGTGGAACAATCAGTCCTTGAAATCAAGGATGTAATGGATCTGATACCGAGAATGGACGCTGCAGTCCAGGACCTGCTGCGCCCCTTTGTGGACCAACTGAAGAAAAAGGACCAGACAATGAAGG TTGAAGAGCCATGTGGACAATCTTCAAAACCTGGTGGCA CTGCAGGTCCCTCCGCTGGAGCAACTGGTGGAAAAACAATGGCAGGAG aCAAGCACTTTGTGGATGAACATAGGGTCGATCTGATCCAGAGAGTGACCAACATTGAGCCCATTTTGGATGAGCTCTTGGGTGATTTCATCCAAACAGAAGCTTATAATAAAATCAGGGCTAAGTCTACATCTCAGGAAAAGATGCGGGAGCTCTACAATGGTACACTGAAAGCTGGTGAAGAAGTCAAAGATATCTTCTACAAACTCCTTGAGAAATATGAGGGATGTCTGGTCAGAGACATCAAGAAGAAGACCAAACATACCTga
- the LOC137196158 gene encoding uncharacterized protein isoform X3: MYGELSFDLSITTSAMESCFRECSGITTHNTCGCDAPGKVKMSTKFEHKWNTSLTSILLELDESEYMRMLFNLNNIPKGLKTSKSREEMPQIIIQYYGLEQSVFAIKKVMNLIPRRDAAVQDLLRPSVEQLKKIQQTKNKDKKPSSKPNKIGPGKPVKSKQKMTGTQSKGTKVTPKTTKIGPGKPVKSEQKKTGTQSKGTKVKPKTTKLTGSK; encoded by the exons ATGTATGGGGAACTAAGTTTCGATTTATCAATAACTACCTCGGCGATGGAATCATGTTTCCGTGAATGTTCAGGTATCACAACACATAACACCTGCGGCTGTGACGCACCTGGAAAAGTAAAG ATGTCGACGAAATTTGAGCATAAGTGGAATACTTCCCTGACCTCCATCCTGTTGGAGCTGGATGAGTCAGAATACATGAGGATGCTGTTTAATTTGAACAATATCCCTAAAGGTCTGAAGACTAGCAAGTCCAGAGAGGAGATGCCCCAAATAATAATCCAGTACTATGGACTAGAACAATCAGTCTTTGCAATCAAGAAAGTCATGAATCTGATACCGAGGAGGGACGCTGCGGTCCAGGACCTGCTGCGCCCCTCTGTGGAGCAACTGAAGAAAATACAACAGACAAAGAACAAGG ataaaaagcCGAGCAGCAAACCCAACAAG ATTGGTCCTGGCAAACCAGTAAAGTCCAAACAGAAGATGACAGGAACACAAAGCAAAGGAACCAAAGTGACGCCCAAGACAACAAAG ATTGGTCCTGGCAAACCAGTAAAATCCgaacagaagaagacaggaacACAAAGCAAAGGAACCAAAGTGAAGCCAAAGACAACCAAGCTAACTG GTTCGAAGTGA
- the LOC137196158 gene encoding uncharacterized protein isoform X1, giving the protein MYGELSFDLSITTSAMESCFRECSGITTHNTCGCDAPGKVKMSTKFEHKWNTSLTSILLELDESEYMRMLFNLNNIPKGLKTSKSREEMPQIIIQYYGLEQSVFAIKKVMNLIPRRDAAVQDLLRPSVEQLKKIQQTKNKDKKPSSKPNKIGPGKPVKSKQKMTGTQSKGTKVTPKTTKVRSDDVQIWRITITGIIKSMKTKFHLEAEFNNRQQTFVVTSRLLAKAFGFKLEDDFKERLLDLMPVSTDAKIQENKITDMKNM; this is encoded by the exons ATGTATGGGGAACTAAGTTTCGATTTATCAATAACTACCTCGGCGATGGAATCATGTTTCCGTGAATGTTCAGGTATCACAACACATAACACCTGCGGCTGTGACGCACCTGGAAAAGTAAAG ATGTCGACGAAATTTGAGCATAAGTGGAATACTTCCCTGACCTCCATCCTGTTGGAGCTGGATGAGTCAGAATACATGAGGATGCTGTTTAATTTGAACAATATCCCTAAAGGTCTGAAGACTAGCAAGTCCAGAGAGGAGATGCCCCAAATAATAATCCAGTACTATGGACTAGAACAATCAGTCTTTGCAATCAAGAAAGTCATGAATCTGATACCGAGGAGGGACGCTGCGGTCCAGGACCTGCTGCGCCCCTCTGTGGAGCAACTGAAGAAAATACAACAGACAAAGAACAAGG ataaaaagcCGAGCAGCAAACCCAACAAG ATTGGTCCTGGCAAACCAGTAAAGTCCAAACAGAAGATGACAGGAACACAAAGCAAAGGAACCAAAGTGACGCCCAAGACAACAAAG GTTCGAAGTGATGACGTCCAGATTTGGAGGATTACGATCACAGGAATAATAAAATCCATGAAGACAAAGTTTCACCTGGAGGCAGAGTTCAACAACAGACAGCAGACGTTTGTTGTGACATCTCGACTTCTGGCAAAGGCTTTTGGCTTCAAACTGGAGGATGATTTTAAAGAGAGACTCCTTGATTTAATGCCAGTCTCAACAGACgcaaaaatacaagaaaataaaattacagacatgaaaaacatgtaa
- the LOC137196158 gene encoding uncharacterized protein isoform X2: protein MSTKFEHKWNTSLTSILLELDESEYMRMLFNLNNIPKGLKTSKSREEMPQIIIQYYGLEQSVFAIKKVMNLIPRRDAAVQDLLRPSVEQLKKIQQTKNKDKKPSSKPNKIGPGKPVKSKQKMTGTQSKGTKVTPKTTKVRSDDVQIWRITITGIIKSMKTKFHLEAEFNNRQQTFVVTSRLLAKAFGFKLEDDFKERLLDLMPVSTDAKIQENKITDMKNM from the exons ATGTCGACGAAATTTGAGCATAAGTGGAATACTTCCCTGACCTCCATCCTGTTGGAGCTGGATGAGTCAGAATACATGAGGATGCTGTTTAATTTGAACAATATCCCTAAAGGTCTGAAGACTAGCAAGTCCAGAGAGGAGATGCCCCAAATAATAATCCAGTACTATGGACTAGAACAATCAGTCTTTGCAATCAAGAAAGTCATGAATCTGATACCGAGGAGGGACGCTGCGGTCCAGGACCTGCTGCGCCCCTCTGTGGAGCAACTGAAGAAAATACAACAGACAAAGAACAAGG ataaaaagcCGAGCAGCAAACCCAACAAG ATTGGTCCTGGCAAACCAGTAAAGTCCAAACAGAAGATGACAGGAACACAAAGCAAAGGAACCAAAGTGACGCCCAAGACAACAAAG GTTCGAAGTGATGACGTCCAGATTTGGAGGATTACGATCACAGGAATAATAAAATCCATGAAGACAAAGTTTCACCTGGAGGCAGAGTTCAACAACAGACAGCAGACGTTTGTTGTGACATCTCGACTTCTGGCAAAGGCTTTTGGCTTCAAACTGGAGGATGATTTTAAAGAGAGACTCCTTGATTTAATGCCAGTCTCAACAGACgcaaaaatacaagaaaataaaattacagacatgaaaaacatgtaa